In one window of Spirochaetota bacterium DNA:
- a CDS encoding ABC transporter substrate-binding protein: MFILCVAVGTAFAGCKKGSGDTVKIGAIFAVTGGASYLGSPEARTAQMLVDEINDKGGINGKQVELVIKDSEGNPEKAISFAKQLIEEEKVFAIIGPSTSGETMKIKSLCEESKMLLISCAAAEIIVNPVAKYVFKTPQKDSHVARMIFETMKKKGIAKIGIISDNTGFGAAGKEQLEKIAPEYGVAVLISEVYNMKATDLTGVLAKLKGQNVQAVINWSIVPAQAIVAKNMKQIKFEVPLFQSHGFGNLKYAEEAGKAGDGIIFPVGRLLVADQLPDTNKQKVLLQKFKKDYESRFKEDVSAFGGYAYDALVLLFEGMKKAGVNDREKVRDAIEQLRDIPGTSGVFSLSPQDHNGLGMNSLVILTVKDGKFVPYEKLD, translated from the coding sequence ATGTTCATCCTGTGCGTCGCGGTCGGTACCGCGTTCGCCGGGTGCAAAAAGGGTTCCGGCGACACCGTGAAGATAGGCGCGATATTCGCCGTAACGGGAGGGGCGTCGTACCTGGGCTCGCCCGAGGCGAGGACCGCGCAGATGCTCGTGGACGAGATCAACGACAAGGGCGGCATCAACGGCAAACAGGTCGAGCTTGTCATCAAGGATTCCGAGGGGAACCCCGAGAAGGCGATCTCCTTCGCGAAGCAGCTCATAGAAGAGGAAAAGGTATTCGCCATCATAGGGCCCTCCACGAGCGGCGAGACCATGAAGATCAAGAGCCTGTGCGAGGAGTCGAAGATGCTGCTCATCTCCTGCGCCGCGGCGGAGATCATCGTGAACCCGGTCGCAAAGTACGTCTTCAAGACCCCGCAGAAAGACAGCCACGTGGCCCGGATGATATTCGAGACCATGAAGAAAAAGGGCATTGCGAAGATCGGGATAATATCGGACAACACCGGCTTCGGGGCCGCGGGCAAGGAACAGCTCGAAAAGATCGCGCCCGAGTACGGCGTTGCGGTTCTCATCAGCGAGGTGTACAACATGAAGGCGACGGACCTGACCGGGGTCCTCGCCAAGCTCAAGGGACAGAACGTGCAGGCGGTCATAAACTGGTCCATCGTGCCCGCGCAGGCTATAGTCGCGAAGAACATGAAGCAGATCAAGTTCGAGGTGCCGCTTTTCCAGAGCCACGGCTTCGGCAACCTCAAGTACGCGGAAGAGGCGGGCAAGGCGGGAGACGGCATTATCTTCCCGGTGGGCAGGCTCCTCGTCGCCGACCAGCTTCCCGACACCAACAAGCAGAAGGTGCTGCTCCAGAAGTTCAAGAAGGACTACGAGTCGCGCTTTAAGGAAGACGTGAGCGCCTTCGGGGGCTACGCCTACGACGCGCTCGTCCTGCTTTTCGAAGGGATGAAGAAGGCGGGCGTGAACGACCGGGAGAAGGTGCGCGACGCGATCGAGCAGCTCCGCGACATTCCCGGGACCTCCGGCGTATTCAGCCTTTCGCCCCAGGACCACAACGGGCTCGGGATGAACTCGCTCGTGATACTCACGGTCAAGGACGGGAAATTCGTACCGTACGAAAAACTCGACTAG
- a CDS encoding branched-chain amino acid ABC transporter permease, with product MNPEQILQYILSGVTMGSVYAVTAIGFNIVYNTTGIINFAQGEFLMLGGMTAVTLAAFLPLPLAIACAVALTAGIGGLIDLVIIRRLKNPSVLMMIIVTIGLSILIRETALHVWDAKVRSLPFFTGSEVSSINILGAYISPQVLWVLGACAVIVTGLTVFFRSTTTGRSMRACSSDRMAASLCGIDVKSMVTLSFILSAAIGALAGCVISPITQTQYDSGTSLAIKGFTVAILGGLGNSMGAVAGGIIIGLLEAFSISILPLAYMDAMAIGIMILILFFRPSGLFARKGEAALKEH from the coding sequence ATGAACCCCGAACAGATACTACAGTATATCCTCTCCGGCGTCACGATGGGCAGCGTCTATGCCGTCACGGCGATAGGCTTCAACATCGTCTACAACACGACCGGCATTATCAACTTCGCACAGGGCGAGTTTCTCATGCTCGGGGGCATGACGGCGGTCACGCTCGCGGCCTTCCTGCCGCTTCCCCTGGCCATAGCGTGCGCGGTCGCCCTCACTGCGGGGATTGGGGGGCTTATCGATTTGGTCATCATAAGGCGTCTGAAAAACCCGTCCGTGCTCATGATGATCATCGTGACCATAGGGCTGTCCATTCTCATCCGCGAAACCGCGCTGCATGTCTGGGACGCCAAGGTGCGTTCGCTTCCATTTTTTACCGGGAGCGAGGTCTCTTCTATAAACATCCTGGGCGCCTATATCTCGCCGCAGGTCCTGTGGGTGCTGGGTGCCTGCGCGGTTATCGTGACGGGGCTCACCGTGTTCTTCCGGAGCACCACGACCGGGCGCTCCATGCGCGCATGCTCGTCCGACCGCATGGCCGCAAGCCTGTGCGGCATCGACGTGAAATCGATGGTCACGCTTTCGTTCATACTGAGCGCTGCCATAGGCGCGCTGGCGGGGTGCGTGATTTCCCCCATCACCCAGACCCAGTACGACAGCGGCACCTCGCTCGCCATCAAGGGATTCACCGTGGCGATCCTCGGGGGGCTGGGCAACAGCATGGGCGCGGTCGCCGGGGGGATCATTATTGGGCTCCTGGAGGCCTTCAGCATTTCCATTCTCCCGCTCGCGTACATGGACGCGATGGCCATCGGGATCATGATACTCATCCTGTTCTTCCGGCCCAGCGGACTCTTCGCGCGCAAGGGCGAAGCCGCCCTCAAGGAACATTGA